Below is a genomic region from Persicimonas caeni.
ATCTACCCTTGGGGCGAAGACGAGCCGAGCCCCAAGCGCGCCTGGTTCGACCAGAAGCACCCCAGCGAAGTCGGCGCGCGTCCCTTCGGCACGAGCCCGTGGGGCGTCCACGAAATGGCCGGCAACGTCTTCGAGTGGGTCGCCGACTGGTACGATCGCGACTATTACGCCGAAGCTCCCGACGAGAACCCGCAGGGCCCCGACTCCGGCACGAAGAAGGTCATCCGCGGCGGCTCGTTCGCCCACGGCGCCTTCGCGCTGCGCTGCGCCACCCGCGGGCGCTACCGCCCCGAGGCTCATCGCGCCAACCACGGTTTTCGGTGCGCGTGGTCGCTCGACGAGTGAGCCTCTCTTCCTGCGGCGAGTCGGGCGGCAGGTCATTCAGCGACTCACCCGATGACCCCCTGGCCGCCGAAGACGAAGATCCAGCGCAGCGCCAGGCCGCCGGCGAGCATCAAAGGGGGGCTGACGCGAATCGTCATCAACCGCTGCCGGCGCATGCGACGTGGGCGAAAAGACGATCCCAGGCTGCACGCTGCGCTGCGTGTCGAGCTCACCGAGGTGCATTCGTGAACGTTGCTCATGCGTAGCGGGGTTGCGCAAAGGCTCCGGGGCCTCCTCTTGGTCGAATGAACGGCGATCGACTGAGCCGGATCGAAATCCTTAGCGTCGATCGCATTCTCCCGCGAGGAGGCCCCCACCGCCTTTGCTGCCTCTTTGCAACTGCCTGCGAGCCGGGCGTTCGGAGGCACGCGCAGCAGCCCTCCGAAGCGTTGAGCACGCCTGCAGGGGCAGGGGATTACCTCACACCTCGATTGAGCCCACCTTGGTTCAGTGGTAAGAAACTGCCCGGCAAACCGCCGCAAGTCCCTGAACGGAGAACTAAAAGATGCCGTCCGCAAGCCAAGAATGGATCGTCCTGAAATTCGGAGGTACCAGCGTCTCGACCCTCGAGCGTTGGAAGACCATTGCGGAGGAGCTTCGAAAACGGATCGCCGAGGGCGCGCGTCCATTCGTGGTCTGTTCGGCGTTGAGCGGGATCTCGAATATGCTCGAGGCGCTCGTCGAAGCGGCGCCGGGCGGGGATTACGAAGCGATCGTGTCCGAGATTGAGGAGCGCCACCGCGCGCTGGCGGCCGACCTCGAGGTCGACGTCGACGAATTGCTCGGCGAGCGCTTCAAAGAGCTCGAGCGACTGGCTCTGGGCGCTTCGCTCATCGGCGAGGCGAGCCCGCGGTTCCACGCACGTGTGCTGGCGATGGGCGAGCTGATGTCGACGTCGCTCGGGGCGGCCTACCTGGAGAGCGTCGGCGTGTCGGCCTCGTGGCGTGACGCGCGCCAGATGCTCTCGGCGGTCCACGAGCCCAATATCAACCTCAACCGGCGCTACCTGTCGGCGGCCTGTGAGTGCTCGCCCGACGCCGGGCTGAAGTCCTCGCTCGCCGAGGGCGACGCCGACGTTTTCGTGACGCAGGGCTTTATCGCCAGCGATGCCGAGGGCGACACCGTCTTGCTGGGACGCGGCGGCTCGGACACCTCGGCGGCGTATTTTGCTGCCAAGCTCGAAGCCGAGCGCCTCGAGATCTGGACCGACGTCCCCGGCATGTTCAGCGCCAACCCGCGCGACATCCCCTCGGCGCGCCTGCTTCGCCAGCTCGACTACGACGAGGCGCAGGAGCTCGCCACGATGGGCGCCAAGGTGCTGCACCCGCGCTGCATCGCGCCGGTGCGCAACGGCCAGATTCCGCTGCATATCCGCTGCACGCAGCGCCCCGAACTCGAGGGCACGGTCATCTCGGGCGAGGTGCCCAATTTCGGCGCACAGGTCAAAGCGATTTCGGCCAAAAACGACGTCACCCTCATCTCGATGGACACCCTGGGGATGTGGCAGCAGGTCGGCTTTTTGGCCGACGCGTTCGGCGCCTTCAAGCAAAACGGCTTGTCGGTCGACCTGGTGACCACCTCCGAGGCGAACGTGACCGTCTCGCTCGATCCGATGGCCAATGCGCTCGAGCCGCAGACGGTCGAGGGGCTTCTGGAGGACCTCAACGCGTTCTGCGACGCGCGCCAGATCGGCCCGTGCGCGGTCGTCAGCCTCATCGGGCGCAATATTCGCTCCATCCTCGACGAGCTCGGCCCGGCCTTCGAGGTCTTCGACGAGCAGCATATCTACCTGTTGTCGCAGGCGGCGAGCGACCTGAACCTGACCTTTGTGGTCGACGAGGACCAGGCCCAAAAGCTGGTGCGCAAGCTGCACGCGCAGCTCTTCAGCGAGCGCATCTCCGACAAGCTCTTCGGCCCGACCTGGCGCGAGCTCTTCGGCGGTGAGATGGCCGAGGTCGCCGAGCGCACGCTGTGGTGGCAAGACCGGCGTGACGATCTCCTCGAGGTCGCCGAAGAGGGCGCAGCCTATGTGTACGACGCGCCGACCTTGCAGCAGAAGGTCGACGACGTGCGCTCCATCGACGCCCTCGACCGCGTCTTCTACGCGATGAAGGCCAACTCGCACCCCGACGTGCTGCGCCTGTTCGAAAAGTCGGGCATCGGCTTCGAGTGCGTCTCGCCGGGCGAGGTCGAGCGCATCGTCGAGCTGTTCCCAGACATCGACCGCGAGCGCATCCTGTTCACGCCGAACTTCGCCCCGCGCGACGAGTACGCCTTTGGCTTCGAACAGGCCGGCTTTTTGACCCTCGACAACCTGCACCCGCTCGAGGCGTGGCCGGAGCTCTTCGCCGACAAAGAGGTCATCGTGCGCCTCGATCCGGGCCGTGGCCGCGGCCACCACAAGTACGTGCGCACCGCCGGCAACCAGTCCAAATTCGGCGTCGCCCCCAACGAGCTCGACCGGCTCTCCGAGCTCGTCGAGGCGGCGGGCGCACGCGTCGTCGGCCTGCACGCCCACGTGGGCAGCGGCATCCGCACGGCGGACACGTGGTCGGAGAACGCGCTCTTTTTGGCCTCGCTGCGCGACCGGTTCCCCGAGCTTCGTCTGCTGAATTTGGGCGGCGGCATGGGTGTGCCCGAGCGTCCGGGCCAACGCGCGCTCGACGTCGCCGAGGTCTCCGAGCGGCTGGCCAAGTTCAAGGCCGCCCAGCCCGACTTCGAGCTGTGGCTCGAGCCGGGCCGCTACCTCGTCGCCCAGGCGGGCGTGTTGCTCGCCCGGGTCACCCAGACGAAGCAAAAGGGCGACATCAACTACGTGGGCCTCGAGACGGGCATGAACTCGCTGATTCGCCCGGCGCTGTACGGCGCCTACCACGAGATCGTCAACCTGAGCCGCCTCGACGAGCCGATGACGATGACCGCCGAGATCGTCGGCCCCATCTGCGAGACCGGCGACGTGCTGGGCCACGCCCGGCGCCTGCCGGCGACCGAGGAGGGCGACGTGATTTTGGTGGGTACGGCCGGCGCCTACGGGCGGGCGATGAGCTCGCAGTACAACCTGCGCCAGCCGGCGCGTGAGGTGTTGTTGAAGTAAGCGCGTTCGAGCTATTCACCCGTCGCCGACGACTCCGTCGGCGGCGAGAAGCCGCCACGGTCGGTGTCCTCGCCGCGCTGCACCTTGAAGACGCGGTACAGGTACCAAAACGAAGGAATCAGAATCACCATCCCAATGCCCAACGCCACGGTCACCGGCAAGAGCACCTCTTCGGGCGCTGCCGAATTGGCGATAGTGATGTCCGGGTAGACCAGGTACGGGAACTGTCCAAAGCCCCAGCCCACCACGATCAGG
It encodes:
- a CDS encoding bifunctional aspartate kinase/diaminopimelate decarboxylase yields the protein MPSASQEWIVLKFGGTSVSTLERWKTIAEELRKRIAEGARPFVVCSALSGISNMLEALVEAAPGGDYEAIVSEIEERHRALAADLEVDVDELLGERFKELERLALGASLIGEASPRFHARVLAMGELMSTSLGAAYLESVGVSASWRDARQMLSAVHEPNINLNRRYLSAACECSPDAGLKSSLAEGDADVFVTQGFIASDAEGDTVLLGRGGSDTSAAYFAAKLEAERLEIWTDVPGMFSANPRDIPSARLLRQLDYDEAQELATMGAKVLHPRCIAPVRNGQIPLHIRCTQRPELEGTVISGEVPNFGAQVKAISAKNDVTLISMDTLGMWQQVGFLADAFGAFKQNGLSVDLVTTSEANVTVSLDPMANALEPQTVEGLLEDLNAFCDARQIGPCAVVSLIGRNIRSILDELGPAFEVFDEQHIYLLSQAASDLNLTFVVDEDQAQKLVRKLHAQLFSERISDKLFGPTWRELFGGEMAEVAERTLWWQDRRDDLLEVAEEGAAYVYDAPTLQQKVDDVRSIDALDRVFYAMKANSHPDVLRLFEKSGIGFECVSPGEVERIVELFPDIDRERILFTPNFAPRDEYAFGFEQAGFLTLDNLHPLEAWPELFADKEVIVRLDPGRGRGHHKYVRTAGNQSKFGVAPNELDRLSELVEAAGARVVGLHAHVGSGIRTADTWSENALFLASLRDRFPELRLLNLGGGMGVPERPGQRALDVAEVSERLAKFKAAQPDFELWLEPGRYLVAQAGVLLARVTQTKQKGDINYVGLETGMNSLIRPALYGAYHEIVNLSRLDEPMTMTAEIVGPICETGDVLGHARRLPATEEGDVILVGTAGAYGRAMSSQYNLRQPAREVLLK